From Selenomonas ruminantium AC2024, a single genomic window includes:
- a CDS encoding chemotaxis protein CheX, translated as MDAKLVNPFVDAFTSVMPQMGFPEPKRLKMGVKTKNAVSLGVSVIVGFTKQIRGNVVYNMSEDTAKFIASTMMMGMPVAEFDAMAQSAISEMSNMLTANAATNLTGMGLEVDISTPSLSIGENFQVKISDDNYLTVEMDLAGHVVELDIAVEQQ; from the coding sequence ATGGATGCAAAATTAGTTAATCCGTTCGTCGATGCATTCACGTCCGTAATGCCGCAGATGGGCTTTCCGGAGCCTAAGCGGCTGAAGATGGGAGTAAAGACAAAGAATGCGGTGAGCCTGGGGGTTTCGGTTATCGTGGGCTTCACCAAACAGATTCGTGGCAACGTTGTTTACAACATGTCAGAAGACACCGCTAAATTTATTGCATCGACCATGATGATGGGTATGCCTGTAGCAGAATTTGATGCTATGGCCCAAAGTGCTATCTCGGAAATGAGTAACATGCTTACAGCTAATGCCGCAACCAACCTTACCGGTATGGGGCTTGAAGTGGATATTTCCACACCATCCCTGTCCATCGGTGAGAATTTCCAGGTGAAGATCAGCGATGATAATTATCTCACGGTGGAAATGGATTTAGCGGGTCACGTCGTAGAATTAGATATCGCAGTCGAACAACAATAA
- a CDS encoding DUF1934 domain-containing protein: protein MADAMVAVTVEGVQVDTAGEKTVLKSAARGKYSARAGKHYVRYEDASLHDKVVPTVLKFSGEGLTLIRRGAVDMQLEFRLGERTRSVYRTPYGNFDLLVETQKLDIYFKDGQGTVQAEYELYLNDALQGHNTLNVVIDKIN from the coding sequence ATGGCGGATGCTATGGTTGCGGTGACGGTGGAAGGCGTGCAGGTCGATACGGCAGGAGAAAAGACCGTGTTGAAATCGGCGGCGCGCGGTAAGTATTCAGCGCGGGCTGGCAAGCATTATGTGCGTTATGAGGATGCCTCGCTTCACGACAAGGTGGTGCCCACCGTGCTGAAATTCAGTGGCGAAGGGCTGACGCTGATTCGCCGTGGAGCTGTGGATATGCAGCTGGAATTTCGGCTGGGGGAAAGGACCCGTAGTGTGTATCGGACACCCTACGGTAATTTTGATTTGCTAGTAGAAACCCAGAAGCTGGATATTTACTTTAAGGATGGCCAGGGGACGGTTCAGGCAGAATATGAGCTGTATCTGAACGATGCTCTGCAGGGCCATAACACCTTAAATGTAGTTATCGACA
- a CDS encoding methyl-accepting chemotaxis protein: MNFNSLRFKFLAGFIPLFVGSFAVFFAISYYMSSSALTRNTDLLAQEIGKSTSEQLEKLYQQRELTVEYLASNPIIMRGTREERVKVLADTLAKRKNFTMLAYSDPEGHAISDKNKDMDRTTRDYIKQVRETKKPVMTGPSVSGTSGKLITILAYPVLENGQLTGIVYGTVELDDLTELVGKIKYKETGRVYLADQDGLCIAYAQLPEEVGKMDLTKEVSSKKIDIALVNGFTSAIQQDKQVSTEYTTSRGEASQAVFTPVHLAHRTWVAVSVAPISEVRADAYSLMKIMSAVAVVMVLIISGIIWFLGKKLCAPVEALREECNIINTGDLRSRPLAVDSNDELGDLARGFKEMRRTIRELIGHIQKNAERVSASAEELSAASHQSADAATQAAQQITDIAAGIATQSDSAADADRTAVEIAERTTLVANSADAIAIVTEQTVGSVNTGRDSIQNVVESMNAISDSTTTVKNSIKELAKSSDEIGRIVELISGIAEQTNLLALNAAIEAARAGEYGRGFAVVADEVRKLAEESASSTQQIANLVTKIQTDMKKAVAASEESAESVASSIDSVNEADEIFKSIKVAIDALADGIREVSSSIKSVSEGTDSMQQAVKDIANISTANASRAEAVSSTTEEQSASAEEIAAATRGLAEQAEQLAHEVEKFTI; this comes from the coding sequence ATGAACTTTAACAGTTTACGCTTTAAGTTTCTGGCAGGATTCATACCTCTGTTCGTGGGAAGTTTTGCGGTATTCTTTGCCATCAGCTATTATATGTCCAGTTCGGCATTGACCCGTAATACGGATTTGCTGGCACAGGAAATCGGCAAGAGTACATCCGAGCAGCTGGAAAAACTCTATCAGCAGCGAGAGCTCACGGTGGAGTATCTGGCCAGTAACCCGATTATCATGCGCGGTACGCGGGAAGAACGGGTAAAGGTATTGGCTGATACTTTGGCCAAGCGCAAGAACTTTACCATGCTGGCTTATTCAGACCCGGAAGGCCATGCTATCAGCGACAAGAATAAGGATATGGACCGTACTACCCGCGATTATATCAAGCAGGTGCGGGAGACCAAGAAGCCGGTTATGACGGGACCATCCGTATCGGGCACCAGTGGCAAGCTCATCACCATTCTGGCTTACCCGGTATTGGAAAACGGCCAGCTTACGGGTATTGTCTATGGTACCGTTGAACTGGATGATTTGACGGAACTGGTTGGCAAGATTAAGTATAAGGAAACCGGCCGTGTATATCTGGCCGACCAGGATGGTCTTTGCATCGCTTATGCGCAGCTTCCCGAGGAAGTGGGCAAGATGGATTTGACCAAGGAGGTTTCCAGTAAGAAAATCGATATTGCGCTAGTCAATGGTTTTACCAGTGCTATACAGCAGGATAAGCAGGTTTCAACGGAATATACCACCTCCAGAGGAGAAGCATCACAGGCTGTGTTCACGCCGGTGCATCTGGCCCATCGTACCTGGGTGGCAGTATCGGTAGCGCCGATTTCTGAAGTGCGGGCCGATGCCTATTCGCTGATGAAGATTATGAGCGCCGTGGCCGTTGTCATGGTGCTGATTATCAGCGGCATCATCTGGTTCCTGGGGAAGAAGCTCTGCGCTCCTGTGGAGGCTTTGCGGGAAGAATGCAACATCATCAACACCGGCGATTTGCGTTCCCGTCCGCTGGCTGTTGACAGCAATGATGAGCTGGGCGATTTGGCCCGGGGCTTCAAGGAGATGCGCCGCACCATTCGGGAACTTATCGGTCATATTCAGAAGAATGCGGAGAGGGTTTCGGCTTCGGCAGAAGAACTTTCTGCAGCATCCCATCAGTCCGCTGATGCAGCTACGCAGGCTGCGCAGCAGATTACGGATATTGCTGCAGGTATTGCCACGCAGTCGGATTCGGCAGCCGATGCAGATAGAACGGCTGTGGAAATTGCTGAGCGCACTACGCTGGTGGCCAATAGTGCCGATGCGATTGCCATTGTTACGGAACAAACCGTAGGTAGTGTCAATACGGGGCGCGATTCCATTCAGAATGTGGTGGAATCCATGAATGCCATCAGTGACAGTACCACTACGGTGAAAAACTCCATTAAGGAACTGGCGAAGAGCTCGGATGAAATCGGCAGAATCGTGGAGCTGATTTCCGGGATTGCGGAACAGACGAATCTGTTGGCGCTCAATGCCGCGATTGAGGCGGCCCGTGCCGGTGAATATGGTCGTGGCTTTGCTGTGGTGGCTGATGAAGTCCGCAAGCTGGCCGAGGAGTCTGCCAGCTCCACGCAGCAGATTGCCAATCTCGTGACCAAGATTCAGACGGATATGAAAAAGGCGGTAGCTGCCAGTGAGGAAAGTGCGGAAAGTGTAGCCAGCAGCATTGATTCGGTAAATGAGGCTGATGAAATCTTTAAGTCCATTAAGGTGGCGATTGATGCCCTTGCTGATGGTATCCGGGAAGTTTCCAGCAGCATCAAGTCGGTTTCGGAAGGTACGGATTCCATGCAGCAGGCCGTTAAGGATATTGCCAATATCAGCACGGCTAACGCCAGCCGCGCTGAAGCCGTATCGTCAACGACGGAAGAACAGTCCGCCTCGGCAGAAGAAATTGCAGCCGCAACCCGCGGGCTTGCTGAGCAGGCGGAACAGCTGGCACATGAAGTGGAGAAGTTCACAATCTAA